GCCTAACCTGTGATTAAAGCTAGATGATGATTATATTATCCTTAATGCATATTTTATTTGCGCTATATCAACATCCAGGAAGCTCACAAAAGTTCCATCTGGTCAACATAAAGATTGATGAAATCCATTAATATATAAACTTACTTTGTCTTTTTCCGTGACGTTTTTTCCGTGCAAAAAGAATCCACAATTAAACAAAAGTAAGTAGAAATTTTGTTCAAATTAAACTTATAATAAAATCAACATCAGCAATAATCATGGAAAATcccttttctatttttctttttaatttattttacgaATTAAATAATGAAACATTTTCTAATACAGCTCCCCTCAGCTTAGCTTGTTGTAGATACTGTATAATACATAGAACTTAAATAGCTTAATGTGTTTATTTGATGAGACACAGAAATTAATATATAGATACAGTGATATTCGTTTACTGTTTATTTGGTGATATTCgtttactatttatttattgagACACTGATTTTTGAAGAATACAGTAACacacaaatatatataaaatatatgtatttagtattttttaaaaaaaaaataaaatactgaTACATtgaataaaatacaaatatttactcatttatttttagtaatttatttttatctttattctaTTAATGATAATATAAGagtaaaattaatatttagttTATACTAATGTgtcttatttattattattaaacacaataaaaaatttgtatatctttatatatatgtttCTTTGTGTATTTATATCCGTGTCtatatatttaaaagaaaataaacaaacacaacctaaaaaaaataacttttgtTATACACACGTATATATCAGGAATATACTTGTGTAaccattattttctttttttttttaagtttaatttcatatatatatatatatatatataatatgtataatataatataatggTTCGGTTAAGTTGAGTTtacataataattttaaaataattttaaaatttaattttaatatactaacggtataaaatattttattaaattatttaattatatttattttttagatgattatttatataatttatataaaaataattatttttgttgacgtaagattatataataattgattagtagtatattaaaattaaatttatgattttatgaaaaTTTGAGCTTAATATATACTTAAGTTGTATTTTAGAGCTAAtgaattataactcaaatgacaATTTTCTCATACTTACTTAAGAAGTTGCGAATTCGAATCTCTctgttttggtaaaaaaaaaaaaaaaagcttctTTTTAGACGTCACTTTCACTAAACTATAGTTGATTTTGTATTTATGTGTTAtatgaaaatatatttatttatatatctataaaaaataaaaaataaaacacgTCTTGATAGACATGATATCCAACAAGACAGTAGCATTATATAGAAtacaatatttaattaattttctatgTCCTAAGCTAGTTGGAAGAGCACATGACCCACACTGGTCCAGCTAGGTCCCTTGTAATGTGATCCTATATATACACTCCTAATAACCAAAAACCAATTCACTCAAACATTTCCATCATCTCAAAGCATTATCAAGTGAACAATTTTATTCTCTTCCACCCAAAAATACAAATACTCAAACTAAAACCATGGCTTGTTGGTCTGCAGAAAATGCCACTAAGGCCTATCTCAACACTTTGAAAATggttagtatttttttttttaaaatataacatCATTTGTACATATAAAAACAAACATATTTAATTGTCTAAATTCGATTAttaaatatgttttaattttaatgtacaacTAATATTATCGTTTTTAATaagactttttatttttcagggACAAAAAGCGAAAGAACCGGCTGTGGCGGAGTTTATATCGGCCTTGGCCGCCGGGAACAATGCGCAGCTAATGGTGGTGGCTTGCGCCGGGGCGGCCGACTCAGCCACCTTACTAGCCCTAGTAGAGGCGGCAAATCAAACCGGGGGACACGTGATTTGCATTGTTCCAACTCATGAAGACTTAAATGGGTCAAAGTATGTTGTTGGAAGAACTGCATCAAATGAAGTCGAATTCATGGTTGGAGAGGCTGAGATCCTTCTCCTTAACCAGTACGCCGCCGCCGACTTCGTCCTCATCGATTGCAAGCTCAAGAACCATGAAGAGATTCTGAAGGCAGTTCAAGTTGGTGGAAGGAAGCAAAATGGGACATTGGTGGTTGGTTACAATGCATTTGTGTGTAAAGGGTCTAGGTGGTCCTCTTCATCATCTTGTGGTTCAAGAACTCAGTTACTTCCAATTGGAGAAGGGTTATTTGTAACTAGGTTTGGATCAAGCACAGTTCATACTCCAAAACATGGAATCAACAAGATCAAGAGTCGTTGGATTGTTAAGGTTGATAAATGCACTGGGGAAGAACATGTTTTCAGGGTTAGGTTTCCACAAGGAAAAGTTATTCAAgcttaaattaaaattaaaacatatatataaatatttaggattcagaaaaaaaaaattaagggGGTGTTAACTAAGTTTTGCTTCTCTTAAGAAGAAGCTCATAGTAGATAGTACTATTCtaaatgtatatataaatatatattattagatgaattggttttgaaatttttggatGATTccttttagttatattactaaaaataattaattttaaaaaaataattaaatgtttaaatttaattgaatgatcgtgtataaatttttttatcctataaatacattaaaattaaactcatattaattaatatattataaaatgtATTAATATCATATCATTAATGTATATCTTTGTTCTTAAAATGTATATTATTGgctaattaaaatttaatttatatcaaCTTTATAAATCACACTTGAAATTTAATTGTACATACACGAGAGATATTGACATTCTTCCTAATAGTTTCCGAAATGTAATTATATTGATTTAGTATgtcatatatataattaaaatttatctattCATTATTTCTAAGTTGGCTTTTTAGCCTAAGTTTCTTAATTACCCACCAAAACCAAACTTTGAATAATTAACTTATGGTAAGCTTTTTGATGAGTTGATATCATGATTGAACATCTTTCCCACTTCTTATTACTTTAATTCTCCCCTGGCCTAATGATAGATTTAATTTGGATACTCATTATTGATCCATTGATGAGTCCCACTTGATTATTAATTAAAGCCAAACAGAGCCTAATTAAGTCCCTAACCTCAAAGTACAGACACCAGGCtgtacataataataataataataataataataataataataataataataataataataataataataataataatgttagcATATGTCCTAAGAGTACTATATAAATATACTAtataataattagaaaatttaCATAGAAAATGTAagtcaaataaaaagaaattaaatttttatgcAATAAATTCTTGGGAAAAATCAaacttttcatttttcattCTCTTAAACCAATGTCtttaatagattttttttcttgctaaattgtaataataatgaaactaaaagtgtaattaatttaaaaaccAAGTTATGATGATGAAGCTTCTACCTGCTATGCTCTAACATGAGGCTTGTGATTCTGTCTCTCCACATTACAGCAAAAACCTTATGGTAATGCTGGATACATGGATATAGGTGTATAGTATAATATACAGTATCATCCAAGATTGTAAacaattattaatattaatattattatttatttatttaacattGATCAGAAAACATTTTATTTATTAGCAGTCAACAACAGCTAATTGGTGCTTGCATGCTTAGGGAATAATCACTACTGCTCCAGTGTCCTTATTGCAAGGGCAACAATTGAATTCCACAATAATGTATCATTATTGTGctgttaaatttaatttataaataaattattaatactTAATACTATTATAACATTCATAAGATGGGATAAATTAGAGAATGTCATTAGATTGAAACGTCTAGTAATTAAATCATTGCAAGTTAAAATAAGAAAGATATGCCAAACTAGATTATTAAGTCTAAATTATGTTTCCTCAAATGTCTTGTATTTGACATTTTCAGTTACTTGttattagttaaataattttttttttcaaagttagAAATGAGACTTGTACTGCAATCTCTAAATGAGTACGGAGAGACTATAttatttgagttataactcgtTGGCTATTAGTTAGATACTTTACTTATCATTACTTATGCatgtttaatatttattaattataataataattaatgaatactaaataaaataaattttaactatttttggttaatttttttttttactaaacatttctgtttttttatttgaatttagaaTTTTGTTGGTTTTTTTTGTTTGGGCCAGAATATAACTGGGCTGGGAACTGGAAAGTGGGGAGTGGGGTCAATGTTAAGTTGTTAACTAACAATTGGGTGAAATAGAGAAAATGTAATAGGCCTGTTGGATGGTTGGGTACATAACATGCAGAATGGACCCAAATGGTTTATAACTGTACAGCATCTTTCAAGCTCACCAAAAAAAATCTCACCCAAAAAGGTCATTATTGTCTTTGTATGTCCAACAACTTTTTCTCAACATGTGACTATGTGAGGACCACACCAAACCCTAAGTGAAATTCTTAAATCCTGCATGTCACATACATCATACGCCACTGAAGCGTTTTGAAATACGAAAAAGATTTTAACAAACGCACCAAGCATGCTTGTTAAAATCTTATTATCTAAACATTTAATGATAGCATCAATCGAGACCCACATTGTTATCACAATTCACAACTTCCATGTATTATACCTTATATAATATGGTCCATAATAGTTCTTGAcataaaaccaaagaaaagaaaagaaaagaaaagaaaaaaagaaagggtGGATTTAACAATTCAAAAACTGAATTTTTTGTAGATATCCATGTGACATAAAAATGGTAGGGCAGCCTGGTGCACAAGCATTTCGCATTAACGTAAGGTTCAACAAAATACCGCACCCAAAAAATGTAAGTATGACTTATGTCAGTAGATGACCACTAGACCAAGACCTTATGTGCACATTATCATTTAAAGTTACACTACTATACTCCTTCAGTGCATTTTTTTGTGTTGTCATTATCTGAATTTTTTGGCATATTTCTTTAACTGTATATTCAGATACATTGATCTAAAATCATAAcagaaacaaaaaatacaagTATATATTAACAGTCATTTGTTACTATCAGCATATTTTTCTAGTTTTATTATATTGTTCTTATTGCCATGCCACAGAAGtagaaagcaaaagaaaaggCTCAAATAACCTGATTTAGCCACAACTTAAAAAGGAGGGGACTACCAAAAAACGTGCAGATAGGTTCATTCAATTAGCATTTATTCCTATTGGAAATTTGAAAAGGGAATGTGATTCCTGAATCATCATGATGTTATGTGCACACTACCACCATTGATGGAGATatatctgatttttctttttgtttatgcTTGTCTCTGTAAAAAGGACATTTCAAAATAGAGCCATTCATCATTTCACCATAAACATAAACACCCAAAATaaacaaagcaaaaacaatTGGACAAAATAGCATATGATTAGAGAAAAGAAATTCAAGAAATTCTTAATAACAGGCTACAAACTACAATCTACTGTCCTAGACATTCACAGAACAAGGTAGTCCTTAGTTAAGGACACAGAATCAATGTCACTACCATGAGTAGCTATATCTTGATTGTATGATAATCAAAACGGCTTGGTTACTGTGATCAGAGACAGCTACTACAGTTGCTGAGTTCTTGAACAATGGCTTCCATTGTTGGCCTCTCGAAGGGAGACTCGTGGGAGCAAAGCAAAGCCATCTTTGCGAGTTTAGCAGCCTCGTATTCAAAGAATCTGCCATGCAAATTCGGGTCGATGAATTCTTCGAACTTGAAGGATTCCACGGCAAGGCGTAACGAGCAAGTTATCTTCTGCTTCCCTGTGAGGATCTGGAAAAGAAGCACCCCGAAAGCATACACATCGCTTTTCTCTGTAAATTTGCCTGTAGTTGTGTACTCAGGAGCCAAATAACCCTTGGCAGCACTGGCCTTTAATGCAGAGAAAACGATATCATTAGTGAGAAGCTTGTACAGGCCGGAATCTGAAAGCAGCGGGTTGTATCGCTGATCGACGAGTACTTTCTCCGCAGAGATGTTTTGGTGAACAAGAGCCGGTTTGTTTGCCTTGTATGCATGTAGATATGCTATACCTGAAAAAAGAAACAAGGTTCAGTATAAACGAGAAACTTGTAAAGATTAATAGTGTATCATATGGTTCATGTTTacttaaattcaataaataaaataaaacacttcatcaaaatgaaaaaaattcatGTAGATGCAAATCAACTAAAGCACAAATTAAACTTTAAGCCTTCACTCCTTTTATATGTCACTTCGAAAATTCATTCCATCCTTTTTATTAAGATCCAAATCAGTGTATCGGAATACAATCTGTATCCAGACACCTCGATCCAAGGATGTGCCAAATTTTCGCAACGACAAATAAAAGAATACGGACAGATTACAACTTTAGGATGGTTAGTTGGTTACCATATTGGAATGCTGAACTACTTGAATGTAAGGGCAAAGAATAGAAGACTAACCTTTGGCAATGCCTTTCACAATAGAAACTCTAGTTGACCATTCCAGGATTTCTCCGTTACCCTCCTTCACATCTAGGTAGCGCGTCAGATTTCCATTAGGCACAAAATCATAGACAAGGAAGCATTCACCTCGTCCCCTTGAACAGCAAAATCCTCTCAACCTCACTAAATTCTCATTCCTC
The genomic region above belongs to Arachis stenosperma cultivar V10309 chromosome 5, arast.V10309.gnm1.PFL2, whole genome shotgun sequence and contains:
- the LOC130983042 gene encoding uncharacterized protein LOC130983042, with protein sequence MACWSAENATKAYLNTLKMGQKAKEPAVAEFISALAAGNNAQLMVVACAGAADSATLLALVEAANQTGGHVICIVPTHEDLNGSKYVVGRTASNEVEFMVGEAEILLLNQYAAADFVLIDCKLKNHEEILKAVQVGGRKQNGTLVVGYNAFVCKGSRWSSSSSCGSRTQLLPIGEGLFVTRFGSSTVHTPKHGINKIKSRWIVKVDKCTGEEHVFRVRFPQGKVIQA